DNA sequence from the Brienomyrus brachyistius isolate T26 chromosome 18, BBRACH_0.4, whole genome shotgun sequence genome:
CTCAGCACCTGACTATCTAAGGTTataaaagatccctgggcatcttAGGGATGGTATCCTGATGTTCTGGGTGAAATGACCCACTCTAGCCCTATCAGGTCtgtcctcctaatcatcccctatgtCTAACTGTGAGtgcactggtgcagaatggctgcagtGTATACAGTGGTGGAGGTTCTAGTGGTTCCCCATTGGTtctgaaaagcgctatataaatgtaacattaatCCCTTTAACATACAAGCTATGGCAAGATGGGGCGTCAAGACTCAAAAAGGAAATGAGTactgggaggaaaccccataaagacacatggggaggacatgcaaactccacacacagggagcCGTGGGTGAGACTTAAACACTGGTTTCATAGGTGGgaggcagcagtgctgaccactgcaccgccattaTATTCAGATTGCATAGAAAGTAAATTTCATAGCGGTTGTTTTTCTTTGCATGAGCTGCTTGGTACCGTAAGACGATAAGACGAGTGACTTCACACGATCACATATTTTCCTGCATTACCATCATTCGGTCGATATTAACTTCCAGTTTTAGCTGCTCCACCGTCTTGCGAGCATCTGCGATTTTGGCCATATTATTGGACATTATGGCTCCGACCCTCTCGCACCCCGATCACGCTGTAAAGAAATACATGCTTATCAGGCAACCGAACTTCAAGAGCTTTTTCCCAACAAAGGATGCCTGTGATTCTCGCACCCCTCACTATTTTCTATACAGCCATTCATACGAAGGACACCCCTCCACTTTTACTCCTTTACACGCTATGATACCTGCTGAGGAGCAGCCACCGAAAAGACGACAGCAGTTTCACCCAAAAACCAGTTTTCCCACTCAAACACGGTGCATTCTGCCCTGCGTTCATTCACTTCCTCCCTCGTCGCAGCTTGGCATCACCTGCTGTTTTGTGGATGCGAGATGTTATGAAAGTCCGAGAAATCTCGCTGGCAAGGTCTCAGCTGTCTCTGATAGAGCTGTTATCCTCCTAGGTCGAGAGGCAAGCAAGGGCATGTCAACTGGGAGCCCCCAGAGGGCGGAACGAGCCTGAAACACAAACAACTGTGGCGACTTTTAACATGCGGCGATACACTGATATTGTAACTTGCCTCACCTGTGCCCTGTCCTCGTAGTCTGAAAATTAGAGCAGCAGGATAACTTAAGCTATTGCGctaaagaataaataaataatactaaAGATATAAATGATAGACAGAAATAAACACAAAGATAACTAAATAAAGACAATGCATTTTCAAAAtctatatttcatttatttattttggtaaCATTTGATTGGGCGCAAATAGTAATGTCAGTTATTCCCGGAGTACAAATCATGCACAAATATAGTCGCTACTTGAAATGATTCATATATAGTTCATTGAAAtagttcattaatgatgaacagacatgagatcagtatttcatttgTTCTGTTCATTGCTTCTTCCCTCTGTGGGTCCTTcggtagttcacaaaggtttacagaattatcatatatatatatatatatatataaatatagaggAAATTATAGGGATGAATTCAATAATGATGAGCATatgtgagatcagtatttcacttgtcgtATCCATGACTTGTTCCTTTGGTATATAATACGTTTGAGATGAACTATGttataattaattaatgatgaattaacatgagatcaggaTGTAATCAagtcttagtttgtggttaataaaTACATAAGTAATGGTATTGTACTATGTTTGTGCCGCCTCAGTGTTACCATTATTTTCAATAAAGCAGAAATAGTGTGAAAATGCAGATACACAGTTAGTTTTCTGCCATCCTCCCAGTCATGGGTTTATTGTCTGCGTTTTAGAGTGAAGGCGATATCAGAGAGCAGCGGCTGACGATGCTGACCTAACCTCGCCACAGGCGAGTCTTTAGCGGCTGTTCACTACCAAGCCCTTAACTCCTCGTGCCTCAGAATACACAGTCACTGGCCCAGGTTACAAAGCCAACTCCTTCTCCTTGATTTACACTGCAACAGCTCTTACAGTCTTCTCGTCTGCTGTTATACACTGGAACCGGACTTTCAGGGGTACAGTGTTCGTTTTAGCAACAATTTTCCaggcaaaacagacaaacagtTGGGCTTTATGGAAAAATCCAGTATCATAATAAACCGTATTCTCAGTATACCTGATACAGTACATTTTTATATGCCCCTCCTTAGTTTATGCTAGTAGATTTGGCAAACGATTATTATTAGACTTCACTAGAATCAAGATGCATTGTTCACTTAAGTTGATGATCATCAAAATTAATAGACAGAAAGTACACTTAAGTAAATATTCTCTGTTTTACTAGCCATTTAAATTATCTTTTCACAAAACTCTCTGCGATAAGGCTGCTGTAAGACCAGCGTTGACAGccctcacgcatctggcgtgacacacgCTTTCAAAGTCTCGCGcttacgcaagaaatcttacagaaaatctatattattccattataaactttaaattagctgcatcagaagtgttggggtagtttgcaaaccctacagacctaTTTACGAGGTAATACAACTCTTACAtatgcatgtaaatgcgtgtgcagactcgGATTGAAAATCACACacgagccagctgaccaaagtcggCTACCCTGTGTATAGACTAAATCTATAATGTGGTAAGTCTATATTTTGGTGATGTTCGTAACAAAGAGAAATACGATGAGGACCTCATGCTTACCCCAGAGATAAGGTGTCCTGTACTCCGAAGCTCCTGCACCTGTAATCAGTGGTCTCTTTGGAGGGATGCTCTTCACTGACTCCCAGTCACCGATGGGAAATGAGCGATAGAGGGGAGGACCAAGGAGGGACCTCCTCTCCTAATTACTGCAGAAGCTGccccctttttttgggggggggggggggggggggttctgtgacagcTTCCATGCTTCAAGCACGCTTAATGCGAttgtgaccttttcaccataCGATGAACAGAAGATCCTTGGTTCCATGCAAAACAGTGGGTTGAGCTATAAACACTGTTATTTGTGGAACTGAAAGCAATCAGGGGATTACATGAAGAAATATTCTTATTGGTTTTCTCATTTAAATTAGACAAAATCTATCATCTGATTAAGTGTCTCAGTTTTGTAGAACATAGTTTGTCTCTGTTGTGCATATCTGTGAAGAATCTTGATGTAACAAATGAAATCAAAGGCGTAGTCACTGGAAGTAGAAGAGCCAGTGGACAGTGGGAATCGCTTTTTAATGACTGTTCTCCAAGGAATACTAACCTGCAGCTTtgggtacatgctacagaatctGCCTGGTATGGATGTTGACATTCCGTATGTTTTATTCAGCTCATCGACATGTACACCTGTGTGGAGAAAAATACTCAGATTATTTTCATATGTGAATATGATTGCGAGTATGTACATGGGATTGTAAATGGAACCTTATCCCTGAATGGGGTACAGCCTGCTTAAGAAGACAGTCCATCAGACACTATGGGGAATTTATACAATATCTAGAAAAAACCCTAAATCATGGAGACtccacacagagcagaggtgggattcaaaccccccccACGTTGGTGGAGCGAGGCAGCAGTGCTGCTGACCGAGACGttataattaataatttaatatgtAACATTTCTGTTAACAATAAGTCCCCAGGGTCTGACTTCACCTCGACTGCCAGAAAGCCTTTCATATTAAAAATTCAGATTAAATACGGTGGTTCATAATAACAAAGGCAATGCAAGTTGTgtgatgctcatgaaaacattgcgTGGCTTCAATGGTTCATCGGCTCAAGGTAGGAGAACGTAGTTTTAAGTTGGACCATgttgccgttaacactgtccaGACCAACCTACAGATtcaacttaaagacagacttagaaACAGATCTTCATAACCCAGGAACTGCCTGTATATGTAAATGTAGAATATTTATGAAACGTTCCCCCTGTGACCTTCTGCATGCATAGAATGTCTGACATTGGCCGAATGGGGTCTCCCTCAGTAATCCGGCCTCGTTTGATCGTCCTGATGGTGAGGGaggctgccggggggggggggcggggggggggcagggcaccAGATGCAGCAGGCCTGGTGAGCCCACCTGCGGTAGCTTAATGTCAGCGGCCTCGTTAGCGAGCATCGCTGCATACTTATCGCTCTCCTGCATAGCGGGGCGGGGAAGCAGCGAGACCATCAGCATCAGCAACCTCACAAGCTCAgcttcagccaaaacaagcttCGGGAGTCTGAATAGGGGTGCAAGCTTGgtcattaaatattaaacaCTGATTTTTGCGTCAGATTATTTATTGTCCTCAggatacaaggcagggaaataTGCTGGGTGTGATATCAAGGCACACATACACCATTTTGAAAGTAAAACATATAGAAGAGGTTAGTCAGCATAACACCACCATTGGACACCTTTCCAACAGGTCGGTTCTCCATATTTCTGTCCTGATCACCCAACATCAatacccaacctgaatggcagcaaatcccaccagcaatgttccaGCCTCTAATGGAAAGCCGTCCCAGAAGAGCACAGGCTATTATAGCCACTGAGGGTTAGTCGGCTTCATATTAATACCCTTCGAGAGAGAGATGCTGGACAGACTGGTGTCCGCATACTTTTGGCCATGTGGTGCATCTCTAAATGCACAAATATTTCTATGGCAAGACTAATCAGTGTCCATTGTAATAAATTATATAGACCATGATTCCTAATACCATGTCCATGCTGAAAACTTCATTTTGATCACAATGTCTGTCAGAATAGTGTTGTGCACTGACTCTAACCATAACAATGATTGATGATAGTGATGTCAGTGCTTCTAGAATCAAGCAGTGAGGAGACGGGGACCCTGGACTTGATGGCAAAAGGTGATTGGACAGACAGGGTCACCCTGGTAAATGCCATTAGCTGACCAACCCAGTACTGGGGCCAGATTGCATCCCAAGCTCTATAGGTTCATTCTGAGGAGGAGGGTGATTCTCCTGGAAGGGAGTCTCCAGAACATCTTTGAGACACCCATGGACCCGCAGAACCCCGCTGAGGTTCTCAGCCTGCAGTAAGGTGAGGGGAGCGGCCGTCCAGTTGGAAATGTCAGCCGTTCATGTCTCCAAGGGGTTGTCAGGTCCTGGCAGACGAGTCACCACCCAGGGTGAGCCGGTAAGTGCAGGAAATGATCCACGGCCACCTTCTGCACCACCTACATCTTCACCGGATGTAACCTGAGCTGTGCCAGATACAGCAGGAGGCAAATCTGACTGTGAGTCAGCTGGTCTAGTGCAGAGCTCCAGTCGAGAGAGACCCAACCGAGTCAGGGTCCCTTCAAGGCGTCATAATCAGACAGCCATGATAGAGAGTGGTAGGCAGCCTTCAAGATAAGATGAGGGGCTGGGATACTAGTCAAAACAAGGCAAACGTTACTGGAAGGGTGATAACGGCACACATGTTCATCATATGTACCTAATTTTTGCTTCCATAAATGCAATGAAACATGAATATATTTATTGACACGGGCagaacctaaattcacaaggTGAATTGTGCATTAATACAATGAGTGCTTATTCCAGCTTATTCCATTTATGGTAACgggtcctgagcctatcccaaaAACATGGGCACAACCAGGGTGACCCAACTGATTCTGGGCCAGATCCGCCCGCATCACCTTAAATCTGGGTGCTTGTGACATTGGGTCAGGAGAGTCTGCACCGAAATCTGTCTGTCAGAATCTGTCAGTTCTGAATGATTACGGTTGGTCTGTATACACTTTGAAGGTCCGGCACTCATTCGCCTGACCACATACTTGGCTACTTTCCAGATGTGCAGCTGATGGGCTGAGAGTCTGAGGGGCGATCGGCCCACATAGCAGGATGAGTGTGAACCGAATCCAGGCCAAATGCCATTCAAAAATCAGCACAGATCCGTAAACCGGCTCTGGTCTGGTGTCTTTTTGCACAACGGACCAATACTGGTCTGAATCTGCTTTCTGGATTGGAATCAGATAAGGACCATATATGGGACAGATTTACATTAAATGTTACCAAATGTGGCCCATATCTTCACCAGAGTCAAAAGTGAAATTCGGAGGTGCCATGAACGGGGTTAGTGAGTGACTTTGTGCGCTTgttatcggaaggttgctggttcaagccccacCCTCAACAGACTGAACAATGCAATAGCTGACCATGCATTGAAACCCCCAAGGTACTGCAAGTAAGATGGAGTCAGTGAATCAAAACATTCCCATGTACCTATATTTGTGCAAATGAGGCATGTTTGTTAAATGCGTCTCTGATGTATTTTTTCGAGACTGACTGATGACTAGTTCTACTCCAGGATCCTGCCTTCATATACATGGGTGGTGAGTGGCTCAATGGGCTAAGTCTCCCTGCTCATGAGCAGGAGGTTCCTGGTTTGAGCCCCAGTGGAACGGTGACAGGTctgtggacccttgagcaaaggcctttaacccccaacTCTGGGGGTGTTGGCTGACCCTGTACTCTGATGTCTgaaccatggagagcaagatgataGGGGAAGAGAGACGTCTAGCTatacttgtgcaaataaaaGGTCGCTGTTAATATTAAGGCCTCTGCTCTAGGATCCTGTGGAGCAGAATTTAAGCTTTTATTTGCTATCCCATCTAGCTCTCGTTTGGTTGGTGGTTAGATATATTTGAAAGATAGTTAAGTATCGGAAGTTACAAAGggtaaattaaaaaatgacttGTTTATTCTTCTGAAGACACCACATGCACtttattaaaaagatttgtATTTGAAATCTGAGTAATTATTAGATTTTTTCTTTGCATAATAGCATGCAATATATTTCTACACGTATACTGTCATGTTTCATTTTCCAGTTTAATTCATTTTATTAATGCACAAGcaaattttaaaatagttttaaacTGCTATTCAAAATTTACAGTCTAACACTTGGTCTTAGCAAACCAGCCCGCTCTCTTTTTCCTATAATGTTAGCAtgggcaggggggagggggggcagggggggtcagccagttgaccttggacccccagagggttttttttggttcctctcatcTGTTGCCATCTGTATTATTCTGTCTCAATAATGTTGTATCACAACACTCCCATGTAATAGAGGGGGACTATAAAAAACAGAGgctgtataaaaataaattgaattgcagTGAACTGAAATTTGCTTTCTGCAGAAGTACGAAGACAACAAACAAAGCAGGCTTTCAGTTTCTGCATAGATTTTATTGTGATGCTCGGCCCATAACACCTAAGGTCACAGAGTCCCTTCTTTTGTGTCGTTCTGCAGCGCTAACCATTCCCGTCTTCTTCCCGGAATCTAGCACTCGCAGTAGTACCCCGAGATCTGGTCGTTCCAGTTTCTCAGCAGACCCATGGTCACCTCTTTCAGACGGTAGTAGATCCCAGAAGTGAACTTCTTCTTCTTGCCCTCCTTCTTGCTGCGTGACCAGACTGTCAGGGAGCACCGCGGGGCCACCACCAGCGCCGAGATCTGGTCGTTCCAGCCAGGGGGCATAATCGGGACGTCAGACTTGGGGTAGGCGTCCAGGTACGCCCCGGCGCAGCTTTGCTCGTTGTAGATGTTGCTGTCCTCCCACAAGCGAGCGCACAGTTTGTTCCCGTCGATGTCTACGAGCGCATTCGGTTCGGGACACTGGGCATTCAGGTCCATGAAGCACAAAGTGCTCAGGAGAAGGAGGGAGACGCCGATGTTCATGATGGATGCTGCAGTACGTGCTTCAGCAGGGTCAGCGCTTCCATAAATACTCcccttaaaataaattaataaatgataATGTGGCTTTTGTGTGGGAAATTTGACACCTGGAAGAAGATAAATTTGACCAAATTTCCTCTCAATGACTTTCGTATCTTATGACCCAGTGCTAAAAATTATCAAAAAGGGACTTCTATGCTATGACAAGGcatagattactattatatttgAATATTTGTCAGGCAAAGACTTTAAAAGCAGCCAAAATTAATCCCTTATTGTAAGAATCTTGATCGATTTGGCTTGATTTATCTTCAGATGTGTTTCTCATTTATAGATTATGtgtatatttaataattttttcATATTGTCCCTGTACAATTTATTATACTTCATTCAAATTACCCAGAGAAGCCATATTATAGTCAATTCATTGAGATTGAGTACAAGATGAAGCACAAAGGAAAACTGCACTGGATTTATAGAATATCATGTATCCTATAAGCTAGAATTGGCGCACAATGGCGCACAATGACTACCGTCCGCATTACACTGGGAATCTCTTAATGACTAGAAGAGGGAGGCATGCATGCAGGATTCATCAGGGTGACAGAACAGAAGTGTCTCTGTCAATACCACAAGACTCAGTAATATCAGTATATTGATGTGCAAATTGTTTCAGACTGAAATTACTTTACATCCATCACTCAGGTGATTGTGAGAACCAATCTCTGGTAATTTTTCTCTGTTGAAAACCCCATGTTTAATATGTAACTTTGACTAGCTTCTTATTTTTTCGGGGAACTCAGCACAGTTCAGTACAAACCTGGGATTCGGGGGCACAGATTGGTGAAATTTCAGTACTGCAGGGAAAGCAGAAtttgttttcatatttattattactaaaaCTGCAAACAGAAGCACAATAAGAACAACTGTAAACCAAAGGGATTATGTCTGATGTTGACATGCCTGAATGACAAAACCTAACACACTTTTATTTGCACAttgtaaaaataatgtaaaaaaaattattaaaaatcaaaAATCATAACTAAATCCTGTGTTCTCTACCACCAAGTATGGTCACTTTTCTCTAGCAATAAACACTCCTAAGCCATAGTTATTCATTTCCTGACAAAAGTGCCTTAAATGCCACAAGAAGACGAACTCCTGCCCCGCTCTGGTTGTACACAAACATGGATGATGTCATCTCAAGCCAGTTAGCATGTTGGGTGGGTTTCCAGCAGCATATTTGCGCTTAATAAAACAGCCAGTTTGGGTTTTACCAACTACTCTGTTTCCAGTGTTGATGTGATGTTTTGGGAACCATAATGTTCCCAACCTGTTGATTATGACAATGTAAGTATGATTATGTAACCAGCATTAGCAATAATCAACTCACAGCCACAATTAGCACGATTTTTCCATGTTgaacatctacttgtgaatttagaTTCCACCCATGTCAAGAAATATATTCACTTGTTTCATTGCGCATTTTAGGTAAAGAGACAAgctgagctgtcaactgatcacctggTGGTCAACTGAACCGGACGGTGGGGGAAGATGCTGGATAGACCTGAATGTAGAGTGAGGGTGCGCTGGTGGCGTCTGGCAGGTCCCCGTCTGGGAAATCTTCCATCCGCACCTCTGCCAGAACTTCTCCTGCATCCTGAGGGATTCAGGGGTCATTGATCCTGAATAGCCCACGTTCCAGGATTCCATTCTGAGATGGCTGTGCCTAGCTGTGGTCGTAAAAAATGTTGTGCTTGTCACGGTGGAAATCCCTGAACGCAGTGGTGGATACCAGAGGTAAAAGGAAGCTgtgaagctgaagaaggaggcctTCCGAGCTTGGTTAGCTTGTGGAACTCCTGAAGCAGCTAAATGGAGTAAATGATAATGATATGCTGGACAACAATCAAAGAACGAGTTTCCAAAAGTCACCCAGtgcatttttgttgtttttgagatgaTTCCTCATCCTACATTACAGTATTGGGAGACTCAGTCTGAGTGTAATCAACAAAGAATGCCTTCACTGCCCtcacagaaattctcaaaaaacGTATCGCATGGACTGAATGAGATTGTGAAATTTGCTCTGACATGAAActatgaggggcggcatggtggtgcagtggttagcactgtcgcctcacacctctgggacccgggttcgagtctccgcctgggtcacatgtgtgcggagtttgcatgttctccccgtgtcgtcgtggggtttcctccgggtactccggtttccccccacagtccaaaaacatgctgaggctaattggagttgctgaattgcccgtaggtgtgcatgtgtgagtgaatggtgtgtgagtgtgccctgcgatgggctggccccccatcctgggttgttccctgcctcgtgcccattgattccgggataggctccggaccccccgcgacccaataggataagcggtttggaaaatggatggatggatggatgaaactaTGAATAAACTGATATTGCTCTGCAGCCAAATACAATAAGAATAACAACAAAATAACACCGCATGCAACAAATGCCAGTATTTTGAGTTATGCGTAAAACACACTTAGCTACTGAATGCCGTGATGCTTTCGATTTTTTTGACACTCAAATGTTGTCGCACATTTGTATGTTTTTACTTGATCGCACATAATCCTGTGCAATATGAGGAGCTCTGTACCTGCACTACATAGCAACTTGGCCAATGCAATTGGTGTCATTTGTTATCCGATAGGAGTGTATTTCCAGTGTTTACATCACCATTGTATTGTGCTGTAATACAGAGTCGTAACGGCTTACTGCTCCCAGCTATGCATTTCATTACCGTATTGAAAATAAATCTGAAATGGAAGGAGGCAGACCATCTCTTTGTGCTTGACTTCCCTCGGAGAGGATCAGAAGGAGTAGCTTGGCAATCATCCAGAAACACAACCGTTTTCACATACAGAGGTGCGAAATTAGTGATTagatacatttacagtattaacACCATGTgaattttaaaatgagtaaATTTGTATAAGCTATCCTAAAGTTAAATTTTCTACCAAAATGCAGACATATATAAAGTTCCTAACGTTATTTTCTAGAACGTTCATCACTGTAAAATTTTTTTGTATGTATATgtgcatggatggatgtgagAATGTGAAAGTTGAAGGgaatatttgaaggaataggtCATAATAGGCGAGTCATTACAGAAAAGTACCTGTGCAATGCACACCAATCTCAACGCGGGGTCGGAGAAGGTTGTAGCAGCTGCATGAGTTCTCTGACTCAGCATCAAAAGCTGTTGCATTTCACAACATCCCACAGCTAATCTTGGGGACAAAAAAATGGACACAGGTGCAAACAAAATGATAAGGCTGAAGGGACCTTTCAAGGAAACACAGCCCTGGGAGTATTTCCACCTGCCTTGATTGTATGTTTAATTGTATGTTTCatgccaccacctgcaccaaacAAACTTGGTGGATAAAAGGATTTTGATTCTGTCCTCTTTGTTAGTAGGAACTGGTTACGGCTGACTAATTCCAAGGCAGTGAGCAGACTGACCTCTCCTGGGGAGAAAGAGAACAGCAAGTATGGAGGCAAAAACAGAATAATAAGCAAAGTGGAGAGAACTCTAGAAATTGACAAATACAGTAACAAACACACTGACTTTAAACGTAGCTTGATAAAAAgatgtcacgattcattaatgatgaattaacaagaAATCACTGTGATGGAGACTTAGTGTGTAGATAATTAATACATGCGTAATAGCATACTACGACAttctgtgccccctcaagtaaagtattACCAACTGATTATTCAGCACCAAAAATGATTATCCTTCTGACAGCTTGCTGCTGTAAGAGATCGCATTTTATCAATTGAAGGATTACTGTGAGTCTGCGGTTTATCTCAGAAAGCAGAAGGCGTGAAGCAAGGGATGTCCTGGACACGATGCTTTTGAAATTGTACATCCACCCATTCACCTTCCAAAAGATTTATCCAGTAGAGCATCATGCTAAGCCAGGAACAAATCCTTTAAGCACAAGGTTCACCCTGGACAGAATGCTTTTGAAATTATGCGTGCATGAATTGTTTACTAAGAACAGGCGCTGCCGTTCAAGAGGCTCAAACTACttaaacaacaataaataagGACAATCCTTGCAATTTGGACTGCATGGTCAGTGCAGGTTTTATGCTATTCGGGATCAAAAGAGTTCTCTTTTTGTAGGTTATTAACAAACAATAATaggtactttattgatccctgtggtgaaattgtcttttacgcctccctcacttgccctttgtggagtaagttgcccacaaagggcagccacccgtagtggcacccagggagctgggggttaagggccttgctcaaggtacCCACAGACACGCCGAGgcagggtttgaaccagcaaccttgcgACTACAGGCACTCAGGCTTAGTCCACGGGTTAATGCCCCATTACTGTCATATTATGGCAGAAAAGCAAATGGCAGTTATACTCAATTGAGACATAAGCAGGAAGAGCAGAGTTAACAATGTGAGTGAATAGGGAAGAAGGCTAGGAGAAGCTATGGTGCAAAACAAGTAGACCGTAACATTATTATCATTCAGAAACAAAACGACAGATTGCACTGGAGAAGCACTTCTTACTGAGCACTGTTAGAATTTGAAAGGAAAGCATTATGGTCAGTTGGATTGCTCAAGGAATCGAACTAAAAATGCAGCCTGACCCTGGATCAGCACTGTGTTTTGCCAGCAGACTATAACAGCCTGTGGCCTAAGCTATTACAGAAGAATATTACC
Encoded proteins:
- the LOC125713063 gene encoding syncollin-like, whose product is MESWNVGYSGSMTPESLRMQEKFWQRCGWKISQTGTCQTPPAHPHSTFSTEISPICAPESQGSIYGSADPAEARTAASIMNIGVSLLLLSTLCFMDLNAQCPEPNALVDIDGNKLCARLWEDSNIYNEQSCAGAYLDAYPKSDVPIMPPGWNDQISALVVAPRCSLTVWSRSKKEGKKKKFTSGIYYRLKEVTMGLLRNWNDQISGYYCEC